A part of Curtobacterium sp. MCLR17_036 genomic DNA contains:
- a CDS encoding GTPase — MTETQGEQLDDDPAIDDSPFFEANAKAKAKYGRFNLAVVGGTGVGKSSLVNAVFGRDLAKVGKGLPITEGVHYYSDDTLGIWDFEGFEIGSTTSPAESLRQHLGVVAQRSNEEQIAVVWFCVNSTADRLTRADIDMIRELDDAGLPVMLVLTKVEWDRTIAGSFKPPHGVQAFKDWLDEPIDSDERPVDIPLQGVVLTSTQTKNGKGPGHGLGDLLTQTLELSPDNAKDAFRVAQKLNLPWKRQMARSVIAAASTGAAAAAAIPIPVADAVTLAPIQLAMMGRVSAIYDLDFKTMMSVSAAAQMSAQLAGRALARSFIKLIPGVGSVVNASVAAALTLAAGEGWLRLCEQVRVGKVDLSKIDEAWRDFSPTVVSVIKHLVTQQAAHPKKS, encoded by the coding sequence ATGACCGAAACGCAGGGCGAGCAACTCGACGACGACCCAGCGATCGACGACAGCCCGTTCTTCGAGGCCAATGCGAAAGCGAAAGCGAAGTACGGGCGTTTCAACCTCGCGGTGGTCGGTGGCACAGGTGTCGGCAAGTCCTCACTGGTCAACGCGGTCTTCGGCCGGGACCTCGCGAAGGTCGGTAAGGGTCTTCCCATCACTGAGGGCGTCCACTACTACTCCGACGACACTCTCGGGATCTGGGATTTCGAGGGGTTCGAGATCGGGTCGACGACATCACCGGCTGAGTCGCTACGGCAGCATCTGGGCGTTGTTGCGCAGAGGTCAAACGAAGAACAGATCGCTGTCGTCTGGTTCTGCGTGAACTCGACCGCAGATCGACTGACACGCGCCGACATCGACATGATCCGAGAGCTGGATGACGCCGGCCTGCCCGTGATGCTCGTGCTCACGAAAGTTGAATGGGACCGGACCATCGCGGGATCCTTCAAACCGCCACACGGAGTACAGGCCTTCAAGGACTGGCTGGATGAGCCAATCGATTCGGACGAGAGGCCAGTCGACATCCCCCTGCAGGGCGTCGTCCTGACGTCAACCCAAACGAAGAACGGGAAAGGGCCGGGTCACGGACTCGGTGATCTCCTCACGCAGACCCTCGAACTGTCGCCCGACAATGCGAAGGATGCATTTCGCGTCGCCCAAAAACTCAACCTCCCCTGGAAGCGCCAGATGGCTCGCTCGGTCATCGCGGCAGCTTCAACGGGCGCTGCCGCTGCCGCTGCGATTCCGATCCCGGTAGCGGACGCAGTTACCTTGGCGCCGATCCAGCTCGCCATGATGGGACGAGTTTCGGCGATCTACGATCTGGACTTCAAGACCATGATGTCCGTCTCCGCGGCAGCCCAGATGAGCGCTCAGCTCGCTGGTCGTGCTCTTGCACGCAGTTTCATCAAGTTGATCCCGGGCGTCGGGAGTGTCGTGAACGCTTCAGTGGCGGCGGCTCTCACTCTCGCCGCTGGTGAAGGATGGCTTCGTCTTTGCGAGCAGGTCCGCGTCGGAAAGGTAGACCTCTCGAAGATCGATGAGGCTTGGCGTGACTTCAGTCCCACCGTGGTCAGCGTCATCAAACACCTGGTGACCCAGCAGGCGGCACATCCAAAGAAAAGCTAG
- a CDS encoding ABC transporter permease translates to MRTATSRIAYELRCSFRSPDAVFFTFLFPVVMLALFSVAFADADPIRAVAADGRPVAVDYATYYLPGLVATAILLSGTQALGVDIATERSDGTLKRLGGTPLPVLSYFVGKVGMVVVTTVAQIVLLLGVASLVFGVALPTDAGDWGVFAGVVLLGIATSCVLGVAISALPREGRRATATIVPVVLVLQFISGVYLPFVQLPAWLQGVASGFPLRWMASGMRSVFLPSGFASAEPGGAWHLGTGTLVLAVWLVLGTVACLLTFRWNRRDT, encoded by the coding sequence GTGAGGACAGCGACGAGCCGCATCGCGTACGAGCTCCGTTGCTCGTTCCGCTCCCCCGACGCGGTCTTCTTCACGTTCCTGTTCCCGGTCGTCATGCTGGCGCTGTTCTCGGTGGCCTTCGCCGACGCCGACCCGATCCGCGCCGTGGCAGCGGACGGCCGCCCGGTCGCCGTCGACTACGCCACCTACTACCTGCCCGGACTCGTCGCGACGGCGATCCTGCTGTCGGGCACGCAGGCCCTGGGCGTCGACATCGCGACGGAGCGCAGCGACGGCACGCTCAAGCGTCTCGGCGGCACACCCCTGCCGGTCCTCAGCTACTTCGTCGGCAAGGTCGGCATGGTCGTCGTCACGACGGTCGCCCAGATCGTCCTGCTGCTCGGCGTCGCGAGCCTGGTGTTCGGCGTCGCCCTGCCGACCGACGCGGGCGACTGGGGCGTCTTCGCCGGCGTGGTGCTCCTCGGCATCGCCACGAGCTGTGTCCTCGGCGTCGCGATCTCGGCGCTCCCCCGCGAGGGCCGCCGCGCCACCGCCACGATCGTCCCCGTCGTCCTCGTGCTCCAGTTCATCTCCGGTGTCTACCTGCCCTTCGTGCAACTACCCGCCTGGCTGCAGGGCGTCGCGTCCGGCTTCCCCCTGCGGTGGATGGCGTCCGGCATGCGGTCCGTCTTTCTGCCGTCGGGGTTCGCGTCGGCCGAGCCGGGAGGCGCGTGGCACCTCGGTACGGGAACGCTCGTCCTGGCAGTGTGGCTGGTCCTGGGCACGGTGGCCTGCCTGCTCACGTTCCGGTGGAATCGCAGGGACACGTGA
- a CDS encoding ABC transporter ATP-binding protein, whose translation MPDSPAIEVHHLGKQYPTGKQAVDDVSFTVQPGETFALLGPNGAGKSTTVEILEGHRSRTAGEVRVLGHDPARTSRSHNARIGIVLQTSAESPNVTVAEQLNHFATLYPEHRNTEELLAATGLETQRTTRISRLSGGQRRRVDVALGIIGRPEVLFLDEPTTGFDPESRRRFWDLLRQVQAEGTTILLTTHYLDEAAHLADRAAVIADGRLLDVAPIDEIGGTAARTPRVRWRDDAGAHHDERTTDPTAFIRSSTAVMHDLEVVRPSLEDVYLDMVGTK comes from the coding sequence ATGCCCGACTCCCCCGCCATCGAGGTCCACCACCTCGGCAAGCAGTACCCCACCGGCAAGCAGGCCGTGGACGACGTCTCCTTCACGGTCCAGCCCGGCGAGACCTTCGCGCTCCTCGGCCCGAACGGCGCCGGCAAGTCCACGACGGTGGAGATCCTCGAGGGCCACCGTTCCCGCACCGCCGGCGAGGTCCGCGTCCTCGGCCACGACCCCGCTCGGACCAGCCGCAGCCACAACGCCCGCATCGGCATCGTCCTGCAGACCAGCGCCGAGTCCCCGAACGTCACGGTCGCCGAGCAGCTGAACCACTTCGCGACGCTCTACCCCGAGCACCGCAACACCGAGGAACTCCTCGCCGCGACGGGACTCGAGACGCAGCGCACCACCCGCATCAGCCGACTGTCCGGAGGCCAGCGCCGCCGCGTCGACGTCGCCCTCGGCATCATCGGCCGCCCCGAGGTCCTGTTCCTCGACGAACCGACCACGGGCTTCGACCCGGAGTCCCGCCGCCGGTTCTGGGACCTGCTGCGCCAGGTGCAGGCCGAGGGCACGACGATCCTGCTCACCACGCACTACCTCGACGAAGCCGCGCACCTCGCCGACCGCGCCGCTGTGATCGCCGACGGCAGGCTGCTCGACGTCGCCCCGATCGACGAGATCGGCGGCACCGCGGCCCGCACGCCCCGGGTGCGCTGGCGTGACGATGCCGGCGCACACCACGACGAGCGCACGACGGATCCGACGGCGTTCATCCGCAGCAGCACCGCGGTCATGCACGACCTCGAGGTCGTCCGCCCGTCCCTCGAGGACGTCTACCTCGACATGGTGGGCACGAAGTGA
- a CDS encoding AAA family ATPase — MSDQRLQDERLVAALRFLVDHPEPVRRREVWDAIVADIPMSASEATFVSSRPEPRGRNAFWFGTSMLGRAGFLQKSGDGLWTITDEGRRIVEEASDPTEFRKAATRFAREVTKTLMADRAARLGVAILPPDVGAERVREASERFRERGLRQLGSVFAEHRSVWRTDVTAELIRCFVDRADVAGESFLDKLREQFADASDDARLLMAELIAWQLLPLQTPGERKKRERVEALLSLMHEPVVIPAEVDQAFRSWSFNPGQGMAQGVFNALSIVVRLADRWVSLTDDEREALLDDPWAWRDFVAAVPGTPFPTMRNELMYLVHPDSFGEVISAVDRQRIRSAFRGEVVGDIDAVEVTEDPDREFLEITLALQTKDNGPAVYYREPLQSKWSGEPDPVHVVDLDVREPQPVDTPLKEARTSFTPADRELASGMHMPERWLQDTLDLIERRKQVILYGPPGTGKTFLAQALSKHVTDGTDGETTIVQFHPTYSYEDFFEGFRPVANDDSGALAFSLRKGPLRRLADAAAANPEANYFLVIDEINRGNIAKVFGELYFLLEYRDSEISLLYSDEPFTLPSNIFVIGTMNTADRSIAMLDAAMRRRFAFIELHPERDPVRDVLAGWAATKGLQDDRADLLTRLNSAIADHGAKVGPSFLMRDLDAHGLADVWRYEILPLLAEHHYGDGVDLEARYGLAALRRQATPSVADGADGADTAG, encoded by the coding sequence GTGTCGGATCAGCGACTGCAGGACGAGCGGCTGGTAGCGGCGCTTCGCTTCCTCGTCGACCATCCGGAGCCAGTTCGCCGGCGTGAGGTGTGGGATGCGATCGTCGCCGACATACCGATGAGTGCCAGCGAGGCGACGTTCGTGTCATCCAGGCCCGAGCCGCGCGGACGGAACGCGTTCTGGTTCGGCACATCGATGCTCGGCCGTGCGGGCTTCCTGCAGAAGTCGGGTGATGGTTTGTGGACGATCACTGACGAGGGCCGTCGCATCGTGGAGGAAGCCTCCGATCCCACAGAGTTCCGAAAAGCGGCCACCCGCTTCGCGCGTGAGGTCACCAAGACGCTGATGGCTGACCGTGCAGCTCGATTGGGCGTCGCGATCCTGCCGCCCGACGTCGGGGCCGAGCGTGTCCGAGAGGCCTCCGAGCGGTTCCGAGAACGGGGTCTGCGCCAGCTGGGCTCGGTCTTCGCCGAGCATCGCTCCGTCTGGCGCACGGACGTCACGGCGGAACTGATTCGCTGCTTCGTCGACCGGGCGGACGTGGCGGGAGAGAGCTTCCTCGACAAGCTTCGTGAACAGTTCGCGGACGCGAGCGACGATGCTCGCCTGCTCATGGCTGAATTGATCGCTTGGCAACTCCTCCCTCTACAGACCCCGGGGGAGCGGAAGAAGCGGGAACGCGTCGAGGCACTCCTGAGTCTGATGCACGAGCCCGTTGTGATTCCGGCTGAGGTCGACCAGGCTTTCCGCTCTTGGTCATTCAATCCGGGCCAGGGAATGGCGCAGGGGGTCTTCAACGCGCTCTCGATCGTGGTGCGGCTCGCTGACCGGTGGGTCTCGCTCACGGATGACGAACGAGAAGCGCTCCTCGACGATCCCTGGGCGTGGCGCGACTTCGTGGCCGCAGTCCCAGGCACGCCGTTCCCCACGATGCGCAACGAGCTCATGTACCTGGTGCACCCGGACTCCTTCGGTGAGGTGATCTCCGCGGTCGATCGCCAGCGGATCAGATCGGCGTTCCGCGGCGAGGTTGTCGGTGACATCGACGCCGTCGAGGTGACGGAGGACCCCGATCGCGAGTTCCTCGAGATCACGCTGGCGCTCCAGACGAAGGACAACGGGCCGGCGGTGTACTACCGCGAGCCGTTGCAGTCGAAATGGTCAGGCGAGCCCGATCCTGTCCACGTGGTGGACCTCGATGTGCGGGAGCCACAGCCGGTCGACACTCCCCTGAAGGAAGCGCGAACGTCGTTCACCCCGGCGGACCGCGAGCTTGCCTCCGGCATGCACATGCCCGAGCGCTGGTTGCAGGACACCCTCGATCTCATCGAGCGCCGCAAACAGGTCATCCTCTACGGCCCTCCGGGCACCGGTAAGACGTTCCTCGCGCAGGCGCTGTCGAAGCACGTGACGGACGGCACCGACGGCGAGACCACGATCGTGCAGTTCCACCCGACGTACTCGTACGAGGACTTCTTCGAGGGCTTCCGCCCGGTTGCCAACGACGACAGTGGCGCCCTCGCGTTCAGCCTCCGGAAGGGACCGCTCCGGCGCCTCGCTGATGCGGCCGCGGCCAACCCCGAGGCGAACTACTTCCTCGTGATCGACGAGATCAACCGCGGCAACATTGCGAAGGTCTTCGGCGAGCTGTACTTCCTCCTCGAGTACCGCGACAGCGAGATCTCACTGCTCTACAGCGACGAGCCGTTCACCCTGCCGAGCAACATCTTCGTCATCGGCACGATGAACACGGCGGACCGCTCGATCGCGATGCTCGACGCCGCCATGCGGCGCCGCTTCGCCTTCATCGAGCTGCACCCGGAACGCGACCCCGTCCGCGACGTGCTCGCCGGCTGGGCGGCGACCAAGGGCCTCCAGGACGATCGCGCGGACCTGCTGACGCGACTCAACTCTGCCATCGCCGACCACGGTGCCAAGGTGGGGCCGTCGTTCCTGATGCGCGACCTCGACGCGCACGGTCTGGCTGACGTGTGGCGGTACGAAATCTTGCCGCTCCTGGCGGAGCACCACTACGGCGACGGCGTCGACCTGGAGGCCCGGTACGGCCTGGCAGCACTGCGTCGCCAGGCGACGCCGTCCGTCGCGGACGGGGCCGACGGTGCCGACACCGCGGGTTGA
- a CDS encoding restriction endonuclease gives MPTPRVELREADQPTLYRMPREVAAGLVAARIADVWPTFVADEYRVSGVRKVGVVRIAGHDVWIRPKTPVRRLFAMLGYARAGSAIWEDEDFGFAADEDLVPALAHAFERQASRALAGGALRGYVTRDDALPLVRGRWRIGDQLTRRGGQPLPVEVSFDDYVEDIAENQLVLTAATRLLRLPGVPSDVVGRLRRVVRVLDGVTVVPVGAPVPVVRSDRRNARYSAVLPLASLVLSGASIEQRAGSLVGAGFLINMWSVFEDFVTAALREAFRPFGGELVAQYASTLDVEGTVKIAPDLVWLVDGEVRACIDVKYKVEKHGQYPNADLYQMAAYCRRFGLAEGWLMYAAGDRLGDSLRVVAGPTIHRMAVDTGQQVSGLSQRMAELGRVVASPSDAFVQLMLLDL, from the coding sequence GTGCCGACACCGCGGGTTGAGTTGCGGGAGGCGGACCAGCCAACGCTGTACCGCATGCCGCGGGAGGTCGCGGCCGGTCTCGTCGCCGCGCGGATCGCGGACGTCTGGCCGACGTTCGTCGCGGACGAGTACCGCGTCAGCGGCGTGCGCAAGGTCGGTGTCGTCCGGATCGCCGGTCACGATGTGTGGATCCGGCCGAAGACGCCCGTGCGGCGGCTGTTCGCGATGCTCGGCTACGCGCGGGCGGGGAGCGCGATCTGGGAGGACGAGGACTTCGGCTTCGCGGCCGACGAGGACCTCGTGCCGGCGCTGGCGCACGCGTTCGAGCGGCAGGCCTCGCGGGCGCTCGCCGGAGGTGCGCTGCGCGGGTACGTGACGCGCGACGACGCCCTTCCGCTGGTGCGCGGACGCTGGCGGATCGGGGATCAGCTCACACGGCGGGGTGGTCAGCCGCTGCCGGTCGAGGTGTCGTTCGACGATTACGTGGAAGACATCGCGGAGAACCAGCTCGTGCTGACCGCAGCGACGCGGTTGCTGCGGCTGCCGGGAGTGCCGTCCGATGTCGTCGGGCGGCTGCGGCGGGTGGTGCGGGTACTCGACGGGGTGACCGTGGTCCCGGTCGGGGCGCCGGTGCCGGTGGTCCGGTCCGATCGGCGGAACGCGCGGTACTCGGCGGTGCTGCCGCTGGCGTCGCTCGTGCTGTCGGGCGCGTCGATCGAGCAGCGTGCCGGGTCGCTCGTGGGGGCGGGGTTCCTCATCAACATGTGGTCGGTCTTCGAGGACTTCGTGACCGCTGCGCTGCGGGAGGCGTTCCGGCCGTTCGGGGGAGAGCTCGTGGCGCAGTACGCGTCGACGCTCGATGTCGAGGGGACGGTGAAGATCGCGCCGGACCTCGTGTGGCTCGTCGACGGGGAGGTGCGGGCGTGCATCGACGTCAAGTACAAGGTCGAGAAGCACGGGCAGTACCCGAACGCTGACCTCTACCAGATGGCGGCGTACTGCCGGAGGTTCGGGCTGGCAGAAGGGTGGCTTATGTACGCGGCGGGGGACCGGCTAGGAGACTCGCTCCGAGTCGTCGCCGGTCCGACGATTCATCGCATGGCCGTCGATACCGGTCAGCAGGTCAGCGGACTGAGCCAGCGAATGGCGGAGCTTGGTCGTGTCGTCGCATCGCCCTCAGATGCGTTCGTGCAATTGATGCTGCTGGACTTGTAG
- a CDS encoding sensor histidine kinase yields the protein MDPITAHRNRGLHVAVGVTIAVVAAIVAFAWSPWSTRWPAFAMLVVLALAYGAFGWRGYDVRRAAAGFLPLLVLSALVLPAVVPSAAFIQCVLFPVAWSQVERVRTAVALSLAIGVAAAVGLRVASGPSALGSTLLIEGISVAGACALGLWITRIARLSDDRRRLIEELRTAQDSLAEAHRAAGVTSERERLARELHDTVAQDLAGIVMLTERARGDLAAEHLDRLGERLAVLEDSARLALEGSRTLVAAGAAGIVSDGLAAALHRLGERFTRETSITVVVDAVDEPLGRDAQVVLLRSAQEALANVRSHARATSARVTLRSTADRAQMTVADDGVGFNTSVPSAGHGLRGLHERLALADGTCTVTSEPGRGTVLEVTLPVAPTGADSAPTAALATAGVRR from the coding sequence ATGGACCCGATCACCGCGCACCGGAACCGGGGTCTGCACGTCGCCGTCGGCGTCACGATCGCGGTCGTCGCGGCGATCGTCGCCTTCGCCTGGTCCCCGTGGTCGACGCGGTGGCCCGCGTTCGCGATGCTCGTCGTCCTCGCCCTCGCGTACGGTGCGTTCGGCTGGCGCGGCTACGACGTCCGCCGTGCCGCGGCCGGGTTCCTCCCGCTGCTCGTCCTGTCGGCGCTCGTGCTGCCCGCGGTGGTACCGAGCGCGGCGTTCATCCAGTGCGTCCTCTTCCCCGTCGCGTGGAGCCAGGTCGAGCGGGTGCGGACCGCGGTCGCCCTCTCCCTCGCGATCGGCGTCGCGGCTGCGGTCGGGCTGCGGGTCGCGTCGGGGCCGAGCGCGCTCGGCAGCACCCTGCTCATCGAGGGCATCAGCGTCGCCGGTGCGTGCGCCCTCGGCCTCTGGATCACGCGCATCGCACGGCTCTCCGACGACCGACGCCGTCTCATCGAGGAGCTCCGGACGGCGCAGGACTCCCTCGCCGAGGCCCACCGCGCCGCCGGTGTCACGAGCGAGCGGGAGCGCCTCGCCCGCGAGCTCCACGACACGGTCGCGCAGGACCTCGCCGGGATCGTCATGCTCACCGAACGGGCCCGTGGCGACCTCGCCGCCGAACACCTCGACCGGCTGGGCGAACGGCTCGCGGTCCTCGAGGACTCCGCCCGCCTCGCGCTCGAGGGATCGCGGACCCTGGTCGCGGCCGGAGCGGCCGGCATCGTGAGCGACGGACTGGCCGCCGCCCTCCACCGGCTCGGTGAACGGTTCACCCGTGAGACCAGCATCACGGTCGTCGTGGACGCCGTCGACGAGCCGCTCGGTCGCGACGCGCAGGTGGTACTGCTGCGTTCCGCGCAAGAGGCACTCGCCAACGTGCGGTCGCACGCCCGCGCGACGTCAGCGCGGGTCACGCTGCGCAGCACCGCGGACCGCGCTCAAATGACGGTCGCCGATGACGGCGTCGGCTTCAATACCTCGGTGCCGAGCGCTGGTCACGGTCTCCGCGGTCTGCACGAGCGGCTCGCCCTCGCCGACGGCACCTGCACGGTCACGAGCGAGCCCGGGCGGGGCACGGTCCTCGAGGTCACGCTGCCCGTCGCTCCGACCGGCGCAGACTCCGCGCCCACGGCGGCGCTCGCCACGGCAGGGGTACGGCGGTGA
- a CDS encoding NADP-dependent oxidoreductase gives MQVIGVETFGGPEALAAHEVPEPHAGAGSVRIRVQAFAVNPTDTGVRAGQRDSSEASPPYVPGMDAAGVIDEVGPDVSGWEIGDEVMAMALPLSAHGGAYVQELVAPVGSFTRIPRGTSVEEAATVPMNGLTALQILSHASLAPGQTLAVTGAAGLLGNYVVQLAKAAGLTVIADAAEKDEALVRSLGPDHIVPRGDGFAAAVRELVPDGVDALADAAVQRSSVVDAVRDDGVFFDVRGWEGNGARGIEFVQVMVFSEYRSFDKLEHLRHAVESGTVTPRVAEVLPTERAAEAHERLEAGGTRGRFVLTW, from the coding sequence ATGCAGGTCATCGGAGTCGAAACGTTCGGAGGGCCGGAGGCCCTCGCCGCCCACGAGGTGCCGGAGCCGCACGCTGGAGCCGGATCCGTGCGGATCCGGGTGCAGGCGTTCGCCGTCAACCCGACCGACACGGGGGTGCGGGCGGGGCAGCGCGACAGTTCCGAGGCCTCGCCGCCGTACGTGCCGGGCATGGACGCCGCCGGCGTCATCGACGAGGTCGGGCCCGACGTGTCCGGGTGGGAGATCGGCGACGAGGTCATGGCCATGGCGTTGCCGCTCAGTGCCCACGGCGGGGCCTACGTGCAGGAGCTCGTCGCGCCGGTGGGGTCGTTCACGCGGATCCCGCGAGGGACCTCGGTGGAGGAAGCGGCGACGGTGCCGATGAACGGGCTGACGGCGCTGCAGATCCTGTCGCACGCCTCGCTCGCGCCGGGGCAGACGCTCGCCGTGACCGGAGCCGCGGGGCTGCTCGGGAACTACGTGGTGCAGCTGGCGAAGGCCGCCGGGCTTACCGTGATCGCGGACGCAGCTGAGAAGGACGAGGCGCTGGTCCGCTCGCTCGGGCCGGACCACATCGTGCCTCGCGGTGACGGGTTTGCTGCCGCAGTGCGCGAGCTCGTGCCGGACGGGGTCGATGCGCTCGCCGATGCTGCGGTGCAGCGGTCCTCGGTCGTGGACGCTGTTCGGGACGATGGTGTGTTCTTCGACGTGCGGGGCTGGGAGGGCAACGGAGCTCGGGGGATCGAGTTCGTGCAGGTGATGGTGTTCTCGGAGTACCGGTCGTTCGACAAGCTCGAGCACCTGCGGCACGCGGTCGAGAGCGGGACGGTGACGCCGCGGGTGGCCGAGGTGCTGCCGACGGAGCGGGCTGCGGAGGCGCACGAGCGGCTCGAAGCGGGCGGGACGCGGGGGCGGTTCGTGCTCACGTGGTGA